A single region of the Polyangiaceae bacterium genome encodes:
- a CDS encoding AAA family ATPase has protein sequence MSTDLSARLRQVAETLDSQFLGKSEVIRLLLIAVVAREHAVLIGPPGTAKSALLRNLAHLLDARYFEYLLTRFTEPNEIFGPVDIQAFRDGHYQRRTANMLPEAEIVFLDEVFKSNSAILNALLTLLNERIYSSGGQVIETPLISAFGASNEVPSDESLSALFDRFLLRIRSDNLDAYHFNELLQLGVNHEVKKLRRAKVQPLVSAKDIHAMTEDLAKRLSFSEGFLSSYKGLIFQIRAEGISISDRRVVKMLKLFAASAYLDGRSQADNSDLFVLKHIWNAEDQAPILEQIVQPVLEAFYREHPDRRRVGALGVGVEALGAEIDRIRQVLTGAAPPSDLQLFSQLKALGEIKTALAQIPDQQARQLEQRVRQLLDATLKSGRFAEL, from the coding sequence ATGAGCACGGACCTCTCGGCACGCCTGCGCCAGGTCGCAGAAACCCTGGATTCGCAGTTCTTGGGCAAGAGCGAGGTGATTCGCCTCTTGCTGATCGCCGTGGTGGCGCGGGAGCACGCCGTGCTCATCGGCCCGCCGGGCACCGCCAAGAGCGCGCTGCTCCGTAACCTCGCGCACCTGCTCGACGCGCGTTACTTCGAGTATTTGCTCACGCGCTTCACGGAGCCGAACGAGATCTTCGGTCCGGTGGACATCCAGGCCTTTCGCGACGGCCACTACCAGCGGCGCACCGCCAACATGCTTCCAGAAGCGGAGATCGTGTTCTTGGACGAGGTGTTCAAGAGCAACAGCGCCATCTTGAACGCGCTGCTCACGCTCCTGAACGAGCGTATCTATTCCTCCGGCGGGCAGGTGATCGAGACGCCGCTCATCAGCGCCTTTGGTGCCAGCAACGAGGTGCCCAGCGACGAGTCCCTGAGCGCGCTCTTCGATCGCTTCCTGCTTCGCATCCGCAGCGACAACCTCGACGCCTATCACTTCAACGAGCTCTTGCAGCTGGGCGTGAACCACGAGGTCAAGAAGCTCCGCCGCGCCAAGGTGCAGCCGCTGGTGAGCGCCAAGGACATCCACGCCATGACGGAGGATCTGGCCAAGCGCTTGAGCTTCTCCGAAGGCTTTTTGAGCAGCTACAAGGGGCTCATTTTCCAGATCCGCGCCGAGGGCATCAGCATCAGCGACCGGCGCGTGGTGAAGATGCTCAAGCTGTTCGCCGCCAGCGCCTACTTGGACGGCCGCTCCCAGGCCGACAACTCGGACTTGTTCGTGCTCAAGCACATCTGGAACGCCGAGGACCAGGCGCCGATCCTCGAGCAAATCGTGCAGCCGGTGCTGGAGGCGTTCTATCGCGAGCATCCGGATCGCCGCCGGGTGGGTGCGCTGGGCGTGGGCGTGGAAGCGCTCGGCGCCGAGATCGACCGCATCCGCCAGGTGCTCACGGGCGCCGCGCCGCCGAGCGATCTCCAGCTCTTCAGTCAGCTCAAGGCGCTGGGCGAGATCAAGACGGCGCTGGCGCAGATCCCGGATCAGCAAGCGCGCCAGCTCGAGCAACGCGTGCGGCAACTGCTCGACGCCACGCTCAAGAGCGGGCGCTTCGCGGAGCTCTGA
- the dut gene encoding dUTP diphosphatase has protein sequence MPELRVKRVGAVEVPLPRYQTPGSAGLDLCAALESAVLLAPGERRLIPTGLALAIPPGFEGQVRPRSGWALKGGISIVNSPGTIDSDYRGEVGIVLINHGAEPFAVEPLARIAQLVIAPVTRVQITVAQELDDTERGAGGYGSTGG, from the coding sequence ATGCCGGAGCTTCGCGTGAAGCGGGTCGGCGCCGTCGAGGTGCCGTTGCCGCGCTATCAGACCCCGGGCTCCGCGGGTTTGGATCTGTGCGCGGCTCTCGAGAGCGCCGTGCTGCTCGCCCCCGGCGAACGCCGACTGATCCCGACGGGCCTGGCTCTGGCCATTCCCCCGGGGTTCGAGGGACAGGTGCGCCCCCGCAGCGGCTGGGCTCTCAAGGGCGGCATCTCCATCGTCAACAGCCCCGGCACGATCGACAGCGACTACCGCGGGGAGGTGGGCATCGTGCTCATCAACCACGGCGCCGAGCCCTTTGCCGTGGAGCCTCTCGCGCGCATCGCGCAGCTCGTGATCGCACCCGTCACTCGCGTCCAGATCACCGTTGCACAAGAGCTCGACGACACCGAGCGCGGCGCCGGCGGCTACGGCTCCACCGGCGGCTGA
- a CDS encoding sigma-54-dependent Fis family transcriptional regulator encodes MVLSGEGYRVLEAGSAEDALATLKNPALPVDLAIFDLKLPGMSGLDALSTLRADDATKDVPVIVISGHATVHDAVAAIKLGASDFFEKPLNRERVLVSVQNCIRTARLSRTVEQMREELETRYEMIGTSTAMQKLYQEIDKVAPTKASVLITGESGTGKELVSRAIHRLSPRKDEPFIKVNCAAIPRELIESELFGHEKGSFTGAQARKRGFFEQAHGGTLFLDEIGDMDLAAQAKVLRALQNGEVVRVGSEHVIQVDVRVLAATNKDLAKEVSDGNFREDLFFRLDVFPIRVPALRDRSGDISILAESFVKAFCKENGLRIKRIDPSVMEALARRKWPGNVRELKNVVERAAILSSDVITIADLPEDPHASPFDEDDSDAETSGTHAIAVPSPAVSDSGERLTLREYRESAERAYIVATLQAFDWNISKTAVALGVERTNLHKKIRAYGIKRGEG; translated from the coding sequence ATGGTGCTCTCCGGCGAGGGCTACCGAGTGCTGGAGGCGGGCTCGGCGGAAGACGCCCTGGCCACCCTGAAGAACCCGGCGCTGCCCGTGGACCTGGCCATCTTCGACCTCAAGCTGCCGGGCATGAGCGGGCTGGATGCCCTCTCCACGCTGCGCGCGGACGACGCCACCAAAGACGTCCCCGTGATCGTGATCAGCGGTCACGCCACGGTGCACGACGCCGTGGCCGCCATCAAGCTCGGCGCCAGCGACTTCTTCGAGAAGCCGCTCAACCGCGAGCGCGTGCTGGTCAGCGTCCAGAACTGCATCCGCACCGCCCGGCTCAGTCGCACCGTCGAGCAGATGCGCGAGGAGCTCGAGACCCGATACGAGATGATCGGGACGAGCACTGCGATGCAGAAGCTCTACCAGGAGATCGACAAGGTCGCTCCCACCAAGGCCAGCGTGCTGATCACCGGGGAGAGCGGCACCGGCAAGGAGCTGGTGAGCCGCGCGATCCACCGGCTGAGCCCACGCAAGGACGAGCCCTTCATCAAGGTCAACTGCGCCGCGATCCCGCGGGAGCTGATCGAGAGCGAGCTGTTCGGCCACGAGAAGGGCTCCTTCACCGGCGCCCAGGCCCGCAAGCGGGGCTTCTTCGAGCAGGCCCACGGCGGAACGCTGTTCCTCGACGAGATCGGCGACATGGATCTGGCGGCGCAAGCCAAGGTGCTGCGCGCGCTGCAAAACGGCGAGGTCGTCCGGGTCGGCTCCGAGCACGTGATCCAGGTCGACGTGCGGGTGCTGGCCGCCACCAACAAGGATCTGGCCAAGGAAGTCTCCGACGGAAACTTCCGCGAAGATCTCTTCTTCCGCCTGGACGTGTTCCCCATCCGCGTTCCCGCGCTTCGAGATCGCTCCGGCGACATATCCATCCTGGCGGAGTCTTTCGTGAAGGCGTTCTGCAAGGAGAACGGCCTGCGCATCAAGCGCATCGACCCGTCGGTGATGGAGGCTCTCGCTCGCCGCAAGTGGCCCGGCAACGTGCGCGAGCTCAAGAACGTGGTGGAGCGCGCGGCGATCCTGTCGAGCGACGTCATCACCATCGCGGACCTGCCGGAGGATCCCCACGCCAGCCCCTTCGACGAGGACGACAGCGACGCCGAGACCTCCGGCACCCACGCCATCGCCGTGCCCTCCCCCGCGGTCAGCGACTCCGGAGAGCGCCTCACGCTGCGCGAGTACCGCGAGTCCGCGGAGCGCGCCTACATCGTGGCCACCCTGCAAGCGTTCGACTGGAACATCTCCAAGACGGCGGTGGCGCTGGGGGTGGAGCGCACCAACCTGCACAAGAAGATCCGCGCCTATGGCATCAAGCGCGGTGAGGGCTGA
- the accD gene encoding acetyl-CoA carboxylase, carboxyltransferase subunit beta, which produces MGAEVSPASPSRYKPGLATRSALGHPPVAVRGRIVTRPPTPAKPLIDSPFNVVLPAKTPAQNRASEKRSLGQGVFRKCEGCGAVYTAEELADAWNVCTACGYHHPMRSSDWRRLLLDGGRLDSWDEHIRPADPLAFDDGKSYRDRLARAAKSSGHSESVEVGRAALGGHAVGYGCFVFPFMGGSMGSVAGERLTRLFERSLAERLPVVLLHASGGARMQEGLLSLMQMAKTVGALGRFRRSGRPFISVLLHPTTGGVAASTALLGDINVAEPNALIGFAGPRVIESTLRTTLPEGFQRSEFLVDHGMVDVIVARAEMRATLRNLLSHLTGDR; this is translated from the coding sequence ATGGGAGCGGAAGTATCCCCCGCTTCTCCGAGCCGCTACAAGCCCGGGCTTGCCACGCGGTCGGCCCTGGGCCACCCTCCGGTCGCAGTGCGGGGTCGGATCGTCACTCGCCCCCCAACACCTGCAAAACCTCTGATAGATTCGCCGTTTAACGTGGTGCTGCCGGCAAAGACCCCCGCCCAGAACAGGGCCAGCGAGAAGCGCTCCCTGGGCCAAGGCGTGTTCCGCAAGTGCGAGGGCTGTGGCGCGGTCTACACCGCCGAAGAGCTGGCCGACGCCTGGAACGTGTGTACCGCCTGCGGCTACCACCACCCGATGCGTTCGTCGGATTGGCGGCGGCTGCTGTTGGACGGCGGCCGGCTGGACAGCTGGGACGAGCACATCCGACCGGCCGACCCCCTCGCCTTCGACGACGGCAAGTCCTACCGCGACCGCTTGGCGCGGGCGGCCAAGTCCAGCGGTCACAGCGAATCCGTCGAGGTGGGGCGTGCCGCCCTGGGTGGCCATGCCGTCGGCTACGGCTGCTTCGTGTTCCCCTTCATGGGGGGCAGCATGGGCTCGGTGGCCGGGGAACGGCTCACGCGCCTGTTCGAGCGCTCGCTGGCCGAACGGCTGCCCGTGGTGCTGCTGCACGCGTCGGGCGGGGCCCGCATGCAGGAGGGGCTCCTGAGCCTGATGCAGATGGCCAAGACCGTGGGCGCCCTCGGTCGTTTCCGACGTTCCGGCCGCCCGTTCATCAGCGTGCTGCTGCACCCCACGACCGGAGGCGTGGCCGCCAGCACCGCGCTCCTCGGGGACATCAACGTGGCCGAGCCCAACGCGTTGATCGGCTTCGCCGGCCCGCGGGTGATCGAGAGCACGCTGCGCACGACGCTTCCGGAAGGCTTCCAACGCTCCGAGTTTCTCGTGGATCACGGCATGGTGGACGTCATCGTCGCCCGCGCCGAGATGCGCGCCACGCTTCGAAACCTCCTGTCTCACCTCACGGGTGATCGTTAG
- a CDS encoding tetratricopeptide repeat protein, with protein sequence MTEGPNSLFGVSDLRAPLIGRQAVLGELKKASDAALGEQVSRVVTLLGAGGLGKSRIIHEFLLELRVGGGRLPRVFRGSARSIQLSYGVFARLFRSRFGLVEGMDPEAAKAQVRAQVAQVLDDRKVGDVCYFLGQLMDLEFLESPLTKAVAEDPLQAGLLRRAIVKNFLDSDAARGPLCLVFEDLHLADDDSIELLRYLMEHLGGPILILCATRPDLLARHEDWFDFAKARHTRVDVEPLSEEDSLAVANALLAPCENGPPEALVESAVGMAGGNPGLLEQMVRIFHDTGVLDERDALARDPVWKVNLDKLASARLPLTVDDAVAARIAALGSPERRLLEHAAAMGSVFWLGGLVALARSEREAPELWSADAMKDIEELRLLLAELVERDYVLELPDSAFSGEVEYVFKHNLEREKVAQLTSAASCRRYNQVIADWLAQKDGVRSQEEYCAMLAQHLEKAGAMARAGVTYLEAGDLARSTYAAKKAHELYGKGLSLLGEMDAPRRIEALHNHGDVLTLLGRTDEALAAFREMQSLAYRLGLRGKGGAAHNRIGRLHRDTGSLSLAMKHLETARGLFESANDERGISSCHDDIGKVLWLKGEYDEALEEMRRSLEMRKKIGDRRSIALSLNNIGLVWMDHGRTAKAGEALEAALTIRREIGDPLGIVQSLNNLGKLAQELGENTKALEHFTEAHEVAREMGEQNRIAVVLTNIGETHYRMDATEEAIRILKQAEELCDEMGDKLHLAEAKRGLAKAYLMQKELRKARDSIKHAVDLFGQVRSKSHLATALRTLGEITAAGAWGAGHEGKAIDYFMRSIALCKEIGNELEVAKSYRAFASYVQSSDHYRQNADIQREAQKLSGMADEIFERHRRAAQAANN encoded by the coding sequence ATGACCGAAGGCCCGAACTCCCTTTTCGGCGTCAGCGACCTGCGTGCTCCGCTCATTGGCCGCCAGGCCGTCCTCGGGGAGCTCAAGAAAGCCTCCGATGCGGCCTTGGGCGAGCAGGTCTCCCGGGTGGTGACCTTGCTGGGTGCTGGGGGACTCGGGAAGAGCCGGATCATCCATGAGTTTTTGCTCGAGCTCCGGGTGGGTGGGGGCCGCTTGCCGCGGGTGTTCCGGGGCAGTGCCCGTAGCATCCAACTGAGCTACGGCGTGTTCGCCCGCCTGTTCCGCTCACGCTTTGGCCTGGTGGAAGGCATGGACCCGGAAGCGGCCAAGGCGCAGGTCCGTGCACAGGTGGCGCAAGTCCTCGACGACCGCAAGGTGGGGGACGTCTGTTACTTCCTCGGCCAGCTGATGGATCTCGAGTTCCTCGAGAGCCCGCTGACGAAAGCGGTGGCCGAGGATCCGCTGCAGGCCGGGCTCTTGCGACGCGCCATCGTCAAGAACTTCCTCGATAGCGACGCGGCGCGCGGTCCGTTGTGCCTGGTGTTCGAGGACCTGCACCTTGCGGACGACGATTCCATCGAGCTCTTGCGATACTTGATGGAGCACCTCGGCGGTCCGATCTTGATCCTGTGCGCCACGCGCCCGGATCTCCTGGCGCGCCACGAGGACTGGTTCGATTTCGCCAAGGCTCGCCACACCCGCGTCGACGTCGAGCCCTTGAGCGAAGAGGACAGCTTGGCGGTGGCGAACGCGCTGCTCGCCCCCTGCGAAAACGGCCCTCCGGAAGCCCTGGTGGAGTCCGCCGTGGGCATGGCCGGCGGCAACCCGGGGTTGCTCGAGCAGATGGTGCGCATCTTCCACGACACCGGCGTGCTCGACGAGCGCGACGCCCTGGCTCGAGATCCGGTGTGGAAGGTGAACCTCGACAAGCTCGCCTCCGCGCGCCTTCCGCTCACCGTCGACGACGCCGTGGCCGCCCGCATCGCCGCTCTCGGTTCTCCCGAGCGACGGCTCTTGGAGCACGCCGCGGCGATGGGCAGCGTGTTCTGGCTCGGCGGTCTGGTCGCCCTCGCGCGCAGCGAGCGCGAGGCGCCCGAGCTATGGAGCGCCGACGCCATGAAGGACATCGAGGAGCTACGCTTGCTCCTCGCCGAGCTCGTGGAGCGGGACTACGTGCTCGAGCTGCCGGACTCGGCGTTCTCCGGCGAGGTGGAGTACGTCTTCAAGCACAACCTGGAGCGCGAGAAGGTGGCGCAGCTCACCAGCGCCGCCTCGTGCCGGCGCTATAACCAGGTGATCGCCGACTGGCTCGCCCAGAAAGACGGCGTGCGCTCGCAGGAAGAATACTGCGCGATGCTGGCGCAGCACCTGGAGAAGGCCGGGGCCATGGCCCGCGCCGGCGTCACCTATCTGGAGGCCGGAGATCTCGCGCGCAGCACCTACGCGGCCAAGAAGGCGCACGAGCTGTACGGCAAGGGTCTGTCACTGCTGGGCGAGATGGACGCCCCGCGGCGCATCGAAGCGCTCCACAACCACGGGGACGTGCTCACCTTGCTGGGGCGCACCGACGAAGCGCTGGCCGCTTTCCGCGAGATGCAGAGTCTGGCCTACCGCCTCGGCTTGCGCGGCAAGGGCGGCGCCGCGCACAACCGCATCGGTCGCCTGCACCGCGACACGGGCAGCCTGTCTTTGGCCATGAAGCACCTGGAGACCGCCCGCGGTTTGTTCGAATCCGCCAACGACGAGCGCGGCATCTCCTCGTGTCACGACGACATCGGCAAGGTGCTGTGGCTGAAGGGCGAGTACGACGAGGCCCTCGAGGAAATGCGCAGGTCCCTCGAGATGCGCAAGAAGATCGGCGATCGTCGCTCCATCGCCCTGAGCCTCAACAACATCGGCTTGGTGTGGATGGACCACGGCCGCACCGCGAAGGCGGGCGAAGCGCTGGAGGCCGCCCTGACGATCCGCCGGGAGATCGGCGATCCGCTCGGCATCGTGCAGAGCCTCAACAACCTCGGGAAGCTCGCCCAGGAGCTCGGCGAGAACACCAAGGCCCTGGAGCACTTCACCGAGGCCCACGAGGTCGCTCGCGAGATGGGCGAGCAGAATCGGATCGCCGTGGTGCTCACCAACATCGGCGAGACCCACTACCGCATGGACGCCACCGAGGAGGCCATCCGCATCCTCAAGCAGGCCGAGGAGCTGTGCGACGAAATGGGGGACAAGCTGCACTTGGCGGAGGCCAAGCGGGGCCTGGCCAAGGCTTATTTGATGCAGAAGGAGCTGCGCAAGGCGCGGGACAGCATCAAGCACGCCGTGGATCTGTTCGGCCAAGTGCGCAGCAAGTCCCATCTGGCCACCGCCCTCAGAACCCTCGGCGAGATCACCGCAGCGGGCGCCTGGGGCGCGGGGCACGAAGGCAAGGCCATCGACTACTTCATGCGCAGCATTGCGCTGTGCAAGGAGATCGGAAACGAGCTCGAAGTGGCCAAGAGCTATCGGGCCTTCGCCAGCTACGTCCAGAGCTCCGACCACTACCGCCAGAACGCGGACATCCAGCGGGAGGCGCAGAAGCTCAGCGGCATGGCGGACGAGATCTTCGAGCGCCACAGGCGCGCGGCCCAGGCCGCCAACAACTGA
- a CDS encoding phosphoglucosamine mutase, whose protein sequence is MNSSSISLSKTSVTDQQRKLFGTDGIRGEANVPPMTPELVVRLGRAIALVASRQSGRPPRVVIGKDTRLSGYMLETALAAGVCAMGGRVMLCGPMPTPAVANLTQTMRADAGVVISASHNPYHDNGIKIFGPDGFKLPDERELQIEALLEDGDALDGKSPTGSRVGRAERIDDATGRYIVYAKSTFPRDLTLNGLRVVVDAAHGAAYKVAPLVFSELGADVTAMGVSPNGRNINKQCGALHPEHVVREVGKRKAHIGIALDGDADRVIIVDETGTIVDGDTVMALCATRLLREGRLANNTLVATVMSNMGLERALSALGGRLARTPVGDRYVVEEMRRSGCTFGGEQSGHLIFLDHATTGDGVVAALQVLAIMAREGRPLSELSAVMERVPQLVESVSLPEKRPIEDMPTLSAQIRRVEAELGNDGRVLVRWSGTEAKLRFMVEGPNPDLLASVVQDMAEAARADLGVPA, encoded by the coding sequence ATGAACTCGAGCTCGATCTCTCTTTCGAAAACTTCCGTGACTGACCAACAGCGAAAGCTCTTCGGGACCGACGGCATCCGCGGCGAGGCGAACGTGCCTCCCATGACGCCCGAGCTGGTGGTGCGCCTCGGCCGCGCCATCGCGCTGGTGGCGAGCCGTCAGAGCGGCCGGCCACCGCGGGTGGTGATCGGCAAGGACACGCGGCTCTCGGGCTACATGCTGGAGACGGCCCTGGCCGCCGGCGTGTGCGCCATGGGCGGTCGCGTCATGTTGTGCGGGCCCATGCCCACGCCGGCGGTGGCGAACCTCACGCAGACGATGCGGGCAGACGCGGGCGTGGTGATCAGCGCGAGCCATAACCCGTATCACGACAACGGCATCAAGATCTTCGGCCCCGACGGCTTCAAGCTGCCGGACGAGCGCGAGCTCCAGATCGAAGCGCTGCTGGAAGACGGCGACGCTCTGGACGGCAAGAGCCCCACGGGCAGCCGCGTGGGGCGCGCCGAGCGCATCGACGACGCCACCGGCCGTTACATCGTGTACGCCAAGAGCACCTTCCCGCGGGACCTCACGCTCAATGGTCTGCGGGTGGTGGTGGATGCCGCCCACGGCGCCGCCTACAAGGTGGCGCCGCTGGTGTTCTCCGAGCTGGGGGCGGACGTCACCGCCATGGGCGTGTCCCCCAACGGCCGCAACATCAACAAGCAGTGCGGCGCCCTGCACCCAGAGCACGTCGTCCGCGAGGTCGGCAAGCGCAAGGCTCACATCGGCATCGCCTTGGACGGGGACGCGGACCGCGTGATCATCGTGGACGAGACCGGCACCATCGTGGACGGCGACACGGTGATGGCGCTGTGCGCCACGCGGCTCCTGCGTGAAGGGCGGCTGGCGAACAACACGCTGGTGGCCACCGTGATGAGCAACATGGGGCTCGAGCGGGCTCTCTCCGCCTTGGGCGGGCGGCTGGCCCGGACGCCCGTGGGCGACCGCTACGTGGTGGAAGAGATGCGACGCTCCGGCTGCACCTTCGGCGGCGAGCAGTCCGGACACCTGATCTTCCTCGACCACGCCACCACGGGAGACGGCGTGGTGGCGGCGCTGCAGGTGCTCGCGATCATGGCCCGCGAAGGGCGGCCGCTGTCGGAGCTGTCGGCGGTAATGGAGCGCGTGCCGCAGCTGGTGGAGAGCGTGAGCTTGCCGGAGAAGCGCCCCATCGAGGACATGCCCACGCTGAGCGCGCAGATCCGTCGCGTGGAAGCCGAGCTCGGCAACGACGGGCGCGTGCTGGTGCGCTGGAGCGGCACCGAGGCCAAGCTCCGTTTCATGGTGGAAGGCCCGAACCCGGACCTGCTGGCGAGCGTGGTCCAGGACATGGCCGAAGCCGCGCGAGCCGATCTGGGCGTGCCGGCGTGA
- a CDS encoding bifunctional folylpolyglutamate synthase/dihydrofolate synthase, whose translation MTDLGTTLKRLYALAVTGPKLDLSRLETACEHFSHPERGFEAVHVSGTNGKGTVCAFVASMARATGKKVGLYTSPHLVRFAERIQIDGEPIDDETLVRLLNQVMDEAPELTFFEVTTLTAFLAFREAKIDLAVIETGLGGRLDATNIIPPPRIAAITRVAFDHMLELGDTLAKIAVEKAGIIKTGSTVVVGKLHPDAREVVERRADQVGAHLVALGSPEPIPGAALAYPRFAMFGSNLAVAVTIAQELGIPPRTIADGIEATQWPGRNELLHRNGQELTLLDCAHNPDGAVALSHVLDPSMLGEIESRRDVALVFGSLKRKNWRAMLKRLEQVAAHRVFVAPPIADKSVDPAEMAQVYSGEVATNVPDALAIARAKVGSRGLVVVTGSSYLVGAARGSLLGLPADPQIDQ comes from the coding sequence GTGACCGACCTCGGGACCACCCTCAAGCGCCTGTACGCGTTGGCCGTCACCGGCCCCAAGCTCGACTTGAGTCGGTTGGAGACCGCCTGCGAGCACTTCTCGCACCCCGAGCGCGGCTTCGAGGCCGTGCACGTCTCGGGAACCAACGGCAAAGGCACGGTGTGCGCGTTCGTGGCCTCCATGGCCCGCGCCACCGGCAAGAAGGTGGGCCTCTATACCTCGCCGCACTTGGTGCGCTTCGCGGAGCGGATCCAGATCGACGGCGAGCCGATCGACGACGAAACCCTGGTCCGGCTCCTGAATCAGGTGATGGACGAGGCGCCCGAGCTCACCTTCTTCGAGGTGACCACCCTCACCGCGTTTCTCGCGTTCCGGGAAGCCAAGATCGATCTCGCGGTGATCGAGACGGGGCTCGGCGGCCGGCTGGATGCCACCAACATCATTCCCCCACCCCGGATCGCCGCCATCACTCGCGTGGCCTTCGATCACATGCTGGAGCTGGGGGACACGCTGGCGAAGATCGCCGTGGAGAAGGCGGGCATCATCAAGACGGGCTCCACCGTGGTGGTCGGCAAGCTGCATCCCGACGCCCGCGAGGTGGTGGAGCGTCGCGCCGACCAGGTGGGCGCGCACCTCGTGGCTCTGGGCAGCCCGGAGCCCATTCCCGGGGCGGCGCTGGCCTACCCCCGCTTCGCCATGTTCGGCTCGAACTTGGCGGTGGCGGTGACCATCGCGCAAGAGCTCGGCATTCCCCCGCGCACCATCGCGGACGGCATCGAAGCCACGCAGTGGCCGGGGCGGAACGAGCTCCTACACCGCAACGGTCAGGAGCTCACGCTGCTCGATTGCGCCCACAACCCGGACGGCGCGGTGGCGCTGTCTCACGTGCTCGATCCCAGCATGCTGGGCGAGATCGAGTCACGCCGAGACGTGGCCCTGGTGTTCGGCAGCCTGAAGCGAAAGAACTGGCGCGCAATGCTCAAGCGCCTGGAGCAGGTGGCGGCACATCGCGTGTTCGTCGCTCCCCCCATCGCGGACAAATCGGTGGATCCAGCGGAGATGGCCCAAGTCTACTCGGGCGAGGTCGCGACCAACGTCCCGGACGCACTGGCGATCGCGCGGGCCAAGGTGGGATCTCGCGGTCTCGTGGTCGTCACGGGCTCGAGCTACCTCGTGGGCGCGGCCCGCGGCTCGCTGTTGGGGCTGCCTGCGGATCCCCAGATCGATCAGTGA
- a CDS encoding alpha/beta fold hydrolase has translation MRADTRERGDLRGDGDPAPLRVDGNGPAVLAIHGFGGTPQEVALVVEAAQAAGLAAHAPLLAGHGTTVAALAASRWEDWAESAEQALKSVTQEHDRAIVVGLSLGSLLATHLALSRPERVVALGLLANAFWLMSPFPSWALAAVDRFGIPDFSLPKVTADIADPEARRTHLTLSAQPVHAAVDVWSAGKRLRERLGELHFPTLILHGARDRVCPSANAGRVAARLGTTDPKVRVLWRSRHIITRDLERALVREELVEFFLRLR, from the coding sequence GTGAGGGCTGATACGCGAGAGCGGGGGGACCTCCGAGGCGACGGGGATCCCGCGCCCCTCCGCGTGGACGGCAACGGCCCCGCGGTGCTCGCCATCCACGGCTTCGGCGGCACGCCGCAAGAAGTGGCGCTGGTGGTGGAAGCTGCTCAGGCCGCCGGCCTCGCCGCCCACGCACCGTTGCTCGCGGGGCATGGCACCACCGTCGCCGCGCTGGCGGCCTCGCGCTGGGAGGATTGGGCCGAAAGCGCCGAGCAAGCGCTAAAGAGCGTCACCCAGGAGCACGACCGCGCCATCGTCGTGGGCCTGTCTCTGGGCAGCCTGCTCGCGACTCATCTCGCCCTGTCCCGCCCCGAGCGCGTGGTCGCCCTCGGTCTCCTCGCCAACGCGTTCTGGTTGATGTCGCCGTTCCCGTCCTGGGCCTTGGCCGCCGTGGATCGCTTCGGCATCCCGGACTTCTCCTTGCCCAAGGTCACCGCCGACATCGCCGATCCCGAGGCTCGCCGCACTCACCTCACGCTCTCCGCGCAACCGGTCCACGCCGCCGTGGACGTTTGGAGCGCGGGCAAGCGCCTGCGTGAGCGGCTCGGCGAGCTGCACTTCCCCACCCTCATCCTCCACGGCGCGCGCGATCGCGTGTGCCCCTCCGCCAACGCCGGCCGCGTCGCTGCGCGCCTGGGCACCACGGACCCCAAGGTGCGCGTCCTGTGGCGATCGCGTCACATCATCACTCGGGACCTCGAGCGCGCCCTGGTCCGCGAAGAGCTCGTCGAGTTCTTTCTGCGCCTTCGGTGA
- a CDS encoding YajQ family cyclic di-GMP-binding protein, protein MPSFDVVSKVDWSEVKNALDQAQREVAQRFDFKGTDAELEKTEAGIVVRANSEERVRAALDVFQGKLVRRKVSLKHLDVGEPEPGPKGSQKLLVKVKEGIEQDKAKTIVKMIKDQKFKVQASIHEQSVRVSGKKRDDLQDVIAFLRKADELELDLSFENFRD, encoded by the coding sequence ATGCCGTCGTTCGACGTGGTATCGAAGGTGGACTGGTCCGAGGTGAAGAACGCCCTCGACCAAGCCCAGCGTGAGGTCGCGCAGCGCTTCGACTTCAAGGGCACGGACGCCGAGCTCGAGAAGACCGAGGCGGGCATCGTGGTGCGCGCCAACTCGGAAGAGCGCGTGCGCGCGGCGCTGGACGTATTCCAGGGCAAGTTGGTGCGCCGCAAGGTCAGCCTGAAGCACCTGGACGTGGGCGAGCCGGAGCCGGGCCCCAAGGGCTCGCAGAAGCTCTTGGTCAAGGTCAAGGAAGGCATCGAGCAGGACAAGGCCAAGACCATCGTGAAGATGATCAAGGACCAGAAATTCAAGGTCCAGGCCTCGATCCACGAGCAGAGCGTGCGGGTCAGCGGTAAGAAGAGGGACGACCTCCAGGACGTCATCGCGTTCCTGCGCAAGGCCGATGAACTCGAGCTCGATCTCTCTTTCGAAAACTTCCGTGACTGA